The following proteins are encoded in a genomic region of Bacteroidota bacterium:
- a CDS encoding DUF4197 domain-containing protein, translating to MKKLFLGTLLIGATLSASAQKIGNVINQATSILNGSGVSLSNGDIVSGLKEALTLGAKNSSLKASAFNGFYQNPLIKIPFPKEAKVMEDLLLQAGMKKQVENFTRTLNRAAEDAAKDAAPIFLAAITSMNISDGLSVLKGGDNAATEFLKGKTIEELKAKFSPVIKSSLKKVNITKYWNPLITKYNKIPMVQKMNPNLDDYVTTKALEGLFKLVAEEELKIRKDPGARVSDLLKKVFG from the coding sequence ATGAAAAAATTATTCTTAGGGACTTTGCTAATAGGCGCTACATTGTCAGCATCAGCCCAAAAAATCGGTAACGTAATTAATCAGGCTACCAGTATATTAAACGGCAGTGGTGTAAGTTTAAGTAACGGTGATATTGTATCAGGACTAAAAGAAGCGCTTACACTAGGTGCAAAGAATTCATCATTAAAAGCATCAGCATTTAATGGTTTTTACCAGAATCCACTTATCAAAATCCCTTTTCCAAAAGAAGCTAAAGTGATGGAAGATTTGTTGCTTCAAGCTGGTATGAAGAAACAAGTTGAGAATTTTACGCGTACGTTAAATCGTGCAGCAGAAGATGCAGCAAAAGATGCAGCACCCATTTTTTTAGCAGCTATTACCAGCATGAATATTTCGGATGGCTTAAGTGTTTTAAAAGGTGGTGATAATGCTGCTACCGAATTTTTAAAAGGAAAGACTATAGAAGAATTGAAAGCGAAATTTAGTCCGGTTATTAAAAGCTCCTTAAAAAAAGTAAATATTACGAAGTACTGGAATCCTTTAATTACGAAGTACAATAAAATACCGATGGTGCAAAAAATGAATCCTAATTTGGATGATTATGTAACTACTAAAGCACTTGAAGGTTTATTCAAATTGGTAGCAGAAGAGGAACTGAAAATTAGAAAGGATCCTGGCGCTCGAGTTAGCGATTTACTGAAAAAAGTATTCGGTTAG
- a CDS encoding universal stress protein — protein sequence MRYAVELAKHYNSRIHIAGILTLDYRDIRKKFMAKLKQVEDYITKHGISHTTEIMKGENIANLTLKHAESLNADLIVIMTEQEDELTGLLMGTFAQQVVNHSKIPVMTVKPSLKPDIEMNVFSGV from the coding sequence GTGAGATATGCCGTTGAGTTGGCAAAGCACTATAATTCACGAATTCACATAGCCGGTATTTTAACGCTGGATTACCGAGATATTCGTAAAAAATTCATGGCTAAATTGAAACAAGTAGAAGATTACATTACCAAGCATGGTATTTCTCATACTACCGAAATTATGAAGGGCGAAAATATCGCTAACCTTACCTTAAAACATGCCGAATCGCTAAACGCCGATTTAATTGTAATTATGACTGAACAGGAAGATGAATTAACAGGATTGTTGATGGGAACCTTTGCGCAGCAAGTTGTAAATCATTCTAAAATTCCGGTAATGACTGTTAAACCTAGCTTGAAACCAGACATAGAAATGAATGTTTTTTCAGGAGTATAA
- a CDS encoding universal stress protein, with translation MTSSKFQILVPTDFTAQSLAAFSQSCRIAELYNAAITLLHIVEDVEQACKTFEVLDADALFQKIDDKLNLIVEEELAISKKIVSCKIEFGAIVDQIIETQKKQAYDMIVMGFNAIHNQPNKQIGSTAMEVIKRAPCQVVTVKNKPYTGEFKSIILPIDLSKSVSQIIAKAIELAKSWKGAVVNLISVLPVCDEHQVNTATHQLAGIVKEIELNNIVCNAEIIRMIKGHESVAEIVADYAQRVKSEMIMLITRHEIGSSTNLGNSTQSILNSIEIPMFSIVPLVNQN, from the coding sequence ATGACTTCGTCAAAATTTCAGATACTTGTTCCTACTGATTTTACAGCTCAATCACTTGCTGCTTTTTCTCAATCGTGCCGCATTGCTGAGTTGTATAATGCCGCCATTACTCTACTCCACATAGTTGAAGATGTTGAGCAAGCTTGTAAAACTTTTGAAGTACTTGATGCGGATGCGCTCTTTCAAAAAATCGATGATAAATTAAATTTAATCGTTGAAGAAGAACTTGCTATTTCAAAAAAAATCGTTTCTTGTAAAATCGAATTTGGGGCCATTGTGGATCAAATTATTGAAACTCAAAAAAAACAAGCATACGATATGATTGTAATGGGTTTTAATGCTATACACAACCAGCCCAACAAGCAAATAGGAAGCACTGCTATGGAGGTAATAAAAAGAGCGCCGTGTCAAGTTGTAACAGTAAAAAACAAACCGTATACTGGCGAGTTTAAATCAATTATCCTACCCATTGATTTATCAAAATCCGTTTCACAAATCATTGCTAAAGCTATTGAATTGGCAAAATCTTGGAAAGGAGCAGTTGTAAATCTTATATCTGTATTACCGGTTTGCGACGAACACCAAGTTAATACTGCTACACATCAATTAGCAGGTATAGTAAAAGAAATAGAATTAAATAATATTGTTTGCAATGCCGAGATAATACGCATGATTAAAGGTCACGAAAGTGTAGCTGAAATTGTTGCCGATTATGCACAACGTGTAAAAAGTGAAATGATTATGCTCATTACACGACATGAAATAGGTAGTTCAACAAACCTAGGCAACTCAACACAAAGCATTTTAAACAGTATCGAAATACCCATGTTTAGCATCGTACCACTAGTAAATCAAAATTGA
- a CDS encoding universal stress protein, with translation METFSVKRILIPVDFSETALLALDHATFMAKLFKADIILIHVVEKFSFKIDIRKKGEDVSDDRMIRERLSELAEGVKHQTGGSVTILMKAGKITKKIIEAANETQADIIILGTHGVSGFEEFFMGSNAFRVVTEAQCPVMSVQVHSTKVGFNDIVLPIDNSAASRQKSEICR, from the coding sequence ATGGAAACTTTCAGTGTAAAAAGAATTTTGATTCCGGTTGATTTTTCTGAGACAGCATTGCTAGCTCTCGACCATGCCACTTTTATGGCTAAACTTTTTAAAGCGGATATAATATTGATTCACGTTGTTGAAAAATTTTCGTTCAAAATTGATATTCGTAAAAAAGGTGAAGATGTTTCTGATGACCGCATGATTCGTGAACGACTTTCTGAATTGGCTGAAGGTGTGAAACATCAAACCGGTGGTAGTGTTACCATATTAATGAAAGCAGGAAAAATCACCAAAAAAATTATTGAAGCCGCTAACGAAACTCAAGCCGATATTATTATTTTAGGAACGCATGGAGTATCCGGATTTGAAGAGTTTTTTATGGGCAGCAATGCCTTCAGAGTGGTTACCGAAGCACAATGTCCGGTGATGTCGGTACAAGTACATTCAACCAAAGTTGGATTCAATGACATCGTATTGCCTATTGATAATTCGGCAGCAAGTCGCCAAAAAAGTGAGATATGCCGTTGA
- a CDS encoding nucleoside phosphorylase: MSKIPESELIINPDGSIFHLHLHPEDIGSTILLVGDQGRVEMVSNYFDKIEVKKQNREFVTHTGSYNGKRISAISTGIGTDNLDIVVNELDALVNIDLKQREIKSVTSSLQLVRIGTSGALQAHIPVDSYVLSEYGLGMDGLLNFYDASAYYETEISNEFIRQTGWSAPLNTPYLIKGSELLFGKLKKDCETGITATACGFYGPQGRQLRLKPAVEGLNEKLTAFDYKGLKVTNFEMETSALFGLSKSLGHEAATVCAIIANRIQKQFSKDYKKTVNKLIEKTLNDLTI, encoded by the coding sequence ATGAGCAAAATTCCTGAATCAGAATTAATAATCAATCCCGATGGAAGTATTTTTCATCTGCACTTACACCCTGAAGATATTGGCTCTACCATATTGTTGGTAGGTGATCAGGGAAGGGTAGAAATGGTTTCAAACTATTTCGATAAAATTGAAGTGAAAAAGCAAAATCGTGAATTTGTAACACATACAGGTAGCTACAATGGAAAACGCATTAGCGCGATTAGCACAGGTATTGGAACCGATAATTTAGATATCGTTGTAAATGAATTGGATGCATTGGTAAATATTGATTTAAAGCAACGTGAAATTAAATCGGTAACAAGCAGCTTGCAATTGGTGCGTATTGGTACATCAGGTGCCTTACAAGCGCATATTCCGGTGGATAGCTATGTGCTTTCGGAATATGGTTTAGGTATGGATGGATTGCTCAACTTTTATGATGCCAGTGCTTACTATGAAACTGAAATTAGCAATGAATTTATCCGTCAAACCGGATGGTCGGCCCCATTAAATACACCTTATTTAATTAAAGGTTCGGAACTGTTATTTGGTAAATTAAAGAAGGATTGTGAAACAGGAATAACTGCCACTGCCTGTGGTTTTTATGGCCCACAAGGTCGACAATTACGTTTAAAACCTGCTGTTGAAGGACTGAATGAAAAACTTACAGCTTTTGATTACAAGGGGTTAAAAGTCACTAATTTTGAAATGGAAACCTCTGCTTTATTTGGTTTATCAAAGAGTTTAGGCCATGAAGCAGCTACTGTTTGTGCTATTATAGCCAATAGAATACAAAAGCAATTTAGCAAAGACTACAAAAAAACGGTTAATAAACTTATTGAAAAAACCTTAAATGACTTAACAATTTGA